A portion of the Acidobacteriota bacterium genome contains these proteins:
- the cysM gene encoding cysteine synthase CysM — protein sequence MSLADATAEREGSGPGSDARLVSRPPQLADLVGNTPLVQLGRLCGKPGVQLFGKLEGDNPGGSVKDRAALWMIRGAEKRGLLKPGVKLIEPTSGNTGIALAMIATTLGYEIELVMPDNSTAERTDTMRALGAEVVLTPADESMMGSIDLARQKVEEGGYLMLDQFSNPDNPRAHYESTGPEIWRDTEHKITHFVSSMGTTGTIMGTSRYLKEKSPDIQICGVHPAEGAQIPGIRKWEEPYVPKIHQPERVDRMLYVSEDEANAMARRLAREEGVFAGMSSGGAVHAALEVCEELEHGVVVVIICDRGDRYLSSPLFKD from the coding sequence ATGTCATTAGCTGATGCGACGGCAGAGCGCGAGGGAAGCGGGCCGGGCAGCGATGCGCGGCTGGTTTCCCGCCCCCCCCAACTGGCCGACTTGGTCGGCAACACCCCCCTGGTGCAGTTGGGACGCCTGTGTGGCAAGCCCGGCGTGCAGCTTTTCGGAAAGCTGGAGGGCGACAATCCAGGCGGCAGCGTCAAAGACCGGGCGGCCCTGTGGATGATCAGGGGCGCCGAAAAGCGCGGACTGCTCAAACCCGGCGTCAAGCTCATCGAGCCCACCAGCGGCAATACCGGAATCGCCTTGGCCATGATCGCCACTACCTTGGGCTATGAGATCGAGCTGGTGATGCCTGACAACTCCACCGCCGAACGCACCGACACCATGCGGGCACTGGGAGCCGAGGTGGTGCTGACCCCGGCCGACGAATCCATGATGGGATCCATCGACCTGGCCCGCCAGAAGGTGGAAGAGGGCGGCTACCTGATGCTCGATCAGTTCTCCAATCCCGACAATCCCCGCGCTCACTATGAAAGCACCGGGCCCGAGATCTGGCGTGACACCGAGCACAAGATCACTCACTTCGTCTCCTCCATGGGAACCACCGGCACCATCATGGGCACGTCGCGCTATCTGAAAGAAAAAAGCCCCGACATCCAGATCTGCGGAGTGCACCCGGCCGAAGGGGCCCAAATCCCCGGCATCCGCAAGTGGGAAGAGCCCTATGTCCCCAAGATCCACCAGCCTGAACGCGTCGACCGCATGCTCTATGTCAGCGAGGACGAGGCCAACGCGATGGCCCGGCGGCTGGCGCGCGAAGAAGGCGTCTTTGCGGGAATGAGTTCCGGAGGAGCGGTCCACGCCGCGCTGGAGGTGTGCGAGGAACTGGAGCATGGCGTGGTGGTCGTGATTATCTGCGACCGGGGCGACCGCTATCTCTCTTCGCCCCTCTTCAAAGACTGA
- a CDS encoding pyridoxal-phosphate dependent enzyme: MCRVMLGPYEELPITFDDVREAAGRLAGVAHKTPVITSRTFDRLSGYKVFFKCENLQRGGAFKFRGAYNTLSQLSEEERKAGAVAYSSGNHAQGVAYSARLLDIPATIVMPTDAPQSKLSATQDYGAEIRYYDRLKDDRAAIARELAREKGAALVPPYDHPHIMAGQGTAGLELLEEVPDLDVLVTPIGGGGLLSGCATAAKGLRPDIGIYGVETAASNDWWRSVRAGRRIEIPPPDTIADGMRTTKPGKLTFAVRHLIKEVLLVSEVEVMDALRLLLTRMKILVEPTGAVAPAAVLQKRVGPEGLKVGVILSGGNVDPPTLCRLLT; the protein is encoded by the coding sequence ATGTGCCGCGTCATGCTGGGACCTTACGAAGAGCTGCCGATCACCTTCGACGACGTGCGTGAAGCAGCGGGCCGGCTGGCGGGTGTCGCACACAAGACTCCCGTCATCACCTCCCGCACTTTTGACCGCCTGAGCGGATACAAGGTCTTCTTCAAGTGCGAGAACCTGCAGCGGGGAGGCGCCTTTAAGTTCCGCGGAGCCTACAACACGCTTTCCCAACTCAGCGAGGAAGAGCGCAAGGCCGGCGCGGTGGCTTACTCCTCCGGCAACCATGCGCAAGGGGTGGCCTATTCGGCGCGCTTGCTGGACATCCCGGCCACGATCGTCATGCCCACCGACGCGCCCCAGAGCAAGTTGAGCGCGACCCAGGATTACGGCGCCGAGATCCGCTACTACGACCGGCTCAAGGACGACAGGGCGGCCATCGCCCGGGAACTGGCTCGAGAAAAGGGGGCAGCCCTGGTCCCTCCCTACGATCATCCTCACATCATGGCGGGACAGGGCACAGCCGGCCTGGAACTGCTGGAGGAAGTCCCCGACTTGGACGTGCTGGTGACGCCCATCGGCGGAGGCGGACTCTTGAGCGGTTGCGCCACGGCGGCCAAGGGATTGCGTCCCGACATCGGCATCTACGGCGTGGAGACGGCCGCCAGCAACGACTGGTGGCGCTCGGTGAGGGCCGGACGGCGCATCGAGATCCCTCCTCCCGACACCATCGCCGACGGCATGCGCACCACCAAGCCCGGAAAGCTGACCTTCGCCGTCCGCCACCTCATCAAGGAGGTCCTGCTGGTCAGCGAAGTCGAGGTGATGGATGCGCTGCGCCTGCTTCTGACGCGCATGAAGATCCTGGTCGAGCCCACTGGGGCGGTGGCTCCCGCGGCCGTCCTGCAGAAGCGGGTGGGCCCCGAGGGACTCAAGGTGGGCGTGATCCTTTCGGGGGGAAACGTCGATCCTCCCACGCTGTGCCGCCTTTTGACCTGA
- a CDS encoding sodium:proton antiporter produces MTENVLFGLTLIVFLGLLAQWLAWRLYLPSILLLLIFGFLAGPVANLMDPDALLGEALFPIVSISVALILFEGGLSLHLSELRDIHHSVRNLLTVGALITWFLTAMAAHWVVGISWILSILLGAVLVVTGPTVVGPLLRHVRPVARVGSIARWEGILIDPVGAVLALLVFEAILAGGAEGATGTAVFHFFQTFGVGVILGTVGAGFIVLMLKNYWIPDFLHNSFTLAAVVSAYTASNLIMHESGLVTVTLMGLILANQPWTPVEHIIAFKEDLRVLLISGLFILLSSRLKLETLAELGVSSVIFLAVLILLVRPLSVFVSLWRTKLNWKEKLFLSWLAPRGIVAAAVASIFSIRLVDAGFAEASTLVPLTFIVIVATAAIYGLTAKPLARYLGVAQEHPRGFLIVGAHPWARQVGKALQGQELPVLLVDSNWSNVSEARKMGLRAHYGNILSEHIEDELELEGVGNLLAMTANDEANSLACLHFRELFGRSAVYQLPAHPKAKSHTLSMPKHLRGRVLFDEEMTYVALTQLFSGQDMVIKATRLSEEFGYEDYLHLYGPQTTPMFAIREDGSIRVVTVDNPLDPRPGLTLISAVPREKPQPQKSRPDLQAQAKDEARREVERRKREASE; encoded by the coding sequence TTGACCGAGAACGTACTTTTCGGACTGACTCTCATCGTCTTTCTGGGCTTGCTGGCCCAATGGCTGGCTTGGCGCCTTTATCTGCCCTCCATCCTGTTGTTGCTGATTTTCGGCTTTCTGGCCGGGCCTGTAGCCAACCTGATGGACCCGGACGCACTTCTGGGCGAAGCCCTCTTCCCCATCGTCTCCATCTCGGTGGCGCTGATCTTGTTCGAGGGTGGACTGTCGCTGCATCTCTCGGAACTGAGGGACATCCATCATTCAGTGCGCAACCTGCTCACGGTGGGGGCGCTCATCACGTGGTTTCTGACCGCTATGGCGGCTCACTGGGTGGTGGGAATCAGTTGGATTCTCTCCATCTTGCTGGGGGCCGTGTTGGTCGTAACCGGCCCCACCGTGGTGGGTCCCTTGCTGCGCCACGTCCGCCCCGTTGCGCGGGTGGGCTCGATCGCCCGCTGGGAAGGCATACTCATCGACCCGGTGGGGGCCGTGCTGGCCCTGCTGGTCTTCGAGGCCATTCTGGCGGGAGGCGCTGAAGGGGCCACCGGCACGGCCGTCTTTCATTTCTTTCAGACCTTTGGGGTTGGCGTCATCCTGGGGACGGTGGGAGCGGGCTTCATCGTCCTGATGCTGAAGAATTATTGGATCCCCGACTTCCTCCACAACAGCTTCACTCTGGCCGCGGTGGTGAGCGCCTACACGGCTTCCAACCTGATCATGCACGAGTCGGGACTGGTCACCGTCACTCTGATGGGGCTGATCCTGGCCAACCAGCCCTGGACGCCGGTCGAGCACATCATCGCCTTCAAGGAGGATCTGCGCGTCCTGCTCATCTCGGGACTCTTCATCCTCTTGTCTTCGCGCCTCAAGTTGGAGACCCTGGCCGAACTCGGCGTCAGCAGCGTCATCTTCCTGGCCGTCTTGATCCTGCTGGTGCGTCCCCTTTCGGTCTTCGTCTCGCTCTGGCGAACCAAGCTCAACTGGAAGGAAAAGCTCTTTCTCTCCTGGTTGGCTCCCCGCGGAATCGTGGCGGCCGCGGTAGCCTCGATCTTCTCCATCCGCCTGGTGGACGCGGGATTCGCCGAGGCTTCGACGCTGGTTCCGCTGACCTTCATCGTCATCGTGGCCACGGCCGCCATCTACGGACTCACCGCCAAGCCCCTGGCCCGCTACCTGGGAGTGGCTCAGGAGCATCCGCGCGGATTCCTCATCGTAGGCGCCCACCCCTGGGCCCGTCAGGTGGGCAAAGCGCTGCAAGGGCAGGAGTTGCCGGTGCTGCTGGTGGACAGCAACTGGTCCAACGTCTCGGAGGCCCGCAAGATGGGCTTGCGGGCCCACTACGGCAACATCCTTTCCGAGCACATCGAGGACGAGCTTGAATTGGAAGGCGTCGGCAATCTTCTGGCCATGACCGCCAACGACGAGGCCAATTCGCTGGCTTGCCTCCACTTTCGCGAACTCTTCGGACGCTCGGCCGTCTACCAACTCCCCGCCCATCCCAAGGCCAAGTCCCACACCCTCTCCATGCCCAAGCATCTGCGGGGGCGCGTGCTCTTCGACGAGGAGATGACCTACGTCGCTTTGACCCAGCTCTTCAGCGGCCAGGACATGGTGATCAAAGCCACCCGGCTCAGCGAAGAATTCGGGTATGAGGACTACCTGCATCTTTACGGACCGCAGACCACGCCTATGTTCGCCATCCGCGAGGACGGCTCCATCCGCGTCGTCACGGTCGACAACCCCCTCGATCCCCGTCCGGGCTTGACGCTCATCAGCGCCGTTCCCCGAGAAAAGCCCCAGCCCCAAAAAAGCCGTCCCGACCTGCAAGCTCAGGCCAAAGACGAAGCCCGCCGCGAAGTGGAACGGCGCAAGCGGGAAGCCTCCGAATAG
- a CDS encoding inorganic pyrophosphatase, giving the protein MPKFPRPFFRWRPHPWHGLEVGPDAPRVVQAYIEITPFDLLKYELDKETGYLRVDRPQRTSSQPPSLYGFIPRTFCGARVGSMMKGAQRGDGDPLDICVFSERPFSRSEVIVNARVIGGLQMLDQEEADDKIIAILQSDNLWAEVEDIGDLPGILVERLKHYFLTYKSLPGEESPVQILKAYDRARAEELIRASMEDYNEEYGE; this is encoded by the coding sequence ATGCCCAAGTTTCCCCGTCCGTTCTTCCGCTGGCGCCCTCATCCCTGGCATGGCCTGGAGGTGGGGCCCGATGCGCCGCGGGTCGTTCAGGCCTACATCGAGATCACGCCTTTCGATCTGCTCAAGTACGAGTTGGACAAGGAAACGGGCTACCTGCGCGTTGACCGTCCCCAGCGCACTTCTTCTCAGCCGCCCAGTCTGTACGGCTTCATCCCGCGCACGTTTTGCGGGGCTCGAGTAGGCTCGATGATGAAAGGCGCCCAGCGGGGCGACGGAGATCCCCTGGATATTTGCGTCTTCAGCGAAAGGCCCTTTTCCCGTTCCGAAGTCATCGTCAACGCGCGGGTCATCGGCGGACTGCAAATGCTCGATCAGGAAGAGGCCGACGACAAGATCATCGCCATTTTGCAAAGCGACAACCTGTGGGCGGAGGTGGAGGACATCGGCGATCTTCCAGGCATCCTGGTGGAGCGGCTCAAGCACTACTTCTTGACCTACAAGTCGCTGCCGGGCGAAGAGTCTCCGGTGCAGATCCTGAAAGCCTACGACCGGGCTCGTGCCGAGGAACTGATTCGGGCCTCGATGGAGGACTACAACGAAGAGTACGGGGAATAG
- a CDS encoding amidohydrolase family protein has protein sequence MSALAAQGRRSVEEAPPRAEGEGPFERLILRGVTVIDGTGAPPIGPMDIVIEGNRIARIRSVGYPGLPINPDRRPEAQEGDRELDLEGYYVLPGFIDLHGHIGGSSQGTPSEYVFKLWMGHGITTIRDPGSGNGLEWTLAHKAKSAANEITAPRIESYIWFGRGAEEPVTTAEQAEAWVRMVAEQGADGLKLPSLRPDIMKATVETARQVGIRTTAHLNQMRVAQVDVLEAARLGLDCMEHWYGLPEALFDDRTVQDFRLDYNYNNEQHRFGQAGRLWQQAAAPYSEKWNAVMNELLELGFVIDPTMTIYEASRDLMRARRAEWHEEYTLPSLWDFYQPSRQSHGSYWFYWGTEEEVAWKKNYQLWMTFINEYKNRGGLVTTGSDSGFIFKLYGFGYVRELELLREAGFHPLEVIRSATLYGAMALGVDDQVGSVEAGKLADLVVVEENPLANLKVLYGTGAIKVDDDNRPVRVGGVKYTIKDGIVYDAKELLADVRAIVRKAKDEEGREIVQPGRSADVAPGQ, from the coding sequence ATGTCCGCTCTGGCGGCTCAGGGCCGTCGTTCCGTCGAGGAAGCCCCGCCGCGGGCCGAGGGCGAGGGGCCCTTCGAGCGGCTCATCCTGCGCGGCGTGACAGTGATCGACGGAACCGGCGCGCCGCCCATCGGCCCCATGGACATCGTCATCGAGGGCAACCGCATCGCCCGCATCCGCAGCGTGGGCTATCCCGGGCTTCCCATCAACCCCGACCGGCGCCCCGAAGCGCAGGAAGGGGACCGCGAACTCGATCTGGAAGGATACTATGTCCTGCCCGGGTTCATCGATCTGCACGGCCACATCGGCGGAAGCTCCCAGGGCACTCCTTCCGAGTACGTTTTCAAGCTGTGGATGGGCCATGGAATCACCACCATCCGCGATCCCGGCAGCGGCAACGGACTGGAGTGGACCCTGGCTCACAAGGCCAAGAGCGCCGCCAACGAGATTACCGCTCCCCGCATCGAGTCCTACATCTGGTTCGGAAGGGGAGCGGAGGAACCCGTCACCACTGCTGAGCAGGCCGAAGCCTGGGTCAGGATGGTGGCCGAGCAGGGGGCGGACGGACTGAAGCTGCCCTCTCTGCGTCCCGACATCATGAAAGCCACGGTGGAGACGGCCCGCCAGGTGGGCATCCGCACCACGGCCCACCTCAACCAGATGCGGGTGGCCCAGGTGGACGTGTTGGAGGCGGCCCGCCTGGGACTCGACTGCATGGAGCACTGGTACGGCCTGCCCGAGGCCCTCTTCGACGACCGCACCGTGCAGGACTTCCGCCTCGACTACAACTACAACAACGAGCAGCATCGCTTCGGACAGGCGGGACGCTTGTGGCAGCAGGCCGCCGCGCCTTATTCCGAAAAGTGGAACGCCGTCATGAACGAGCTGCTCGAGTTGGGCTTCGTCATCGATCCCACCATGACCATCTACGAGGCCTCCCGCGACCTGATGCGGGCCCGGCGGGCCGAGTGGCACGAGGAATACACCCTGCCGTCGCTGTGGGACTTCTACCAGCCCAGCCGCCAATCGCACGGCAGTTACTGGTTCTATTGGGGCACCGAGGAAGAGGTGGCCTGGAAGAAGAACTACCAGCTCTGGATGACCTTCATCAACGAGTACAAGAACCGCGGCGGACTGGTGACCACCGGCTCCGACTCGGGCTTCATCTTCAAGCTCTACGGGTTCGGCTACGTCCGCGAACTGGAGTTGCTCAGGGAAGCCGGCTTTCATCCGCTGGAAGTCATCCGTTCGGCCACTTTGTACGGCGCCATGGCGCTGGGGGTGGACGATCAGGTGGGCAGCGTCGAAGCGGGCAAGCTGGCCGACCTGGTGGTGGTTGAAGAGAACCCGCTGGCCAACCTCAAGGTGCTCTACGGCACGGGCGCCATCAAGGTCGACGACGACAACCGGCCGGTGCGCGTGGGAGGAGTCAAGTACACCATCAAAGACGGCATCGTATACGACGCCAAGGAGCTGCTGGCCGACGTCCGCGCCATTGTTCGGAAAGCCAAGGATGAGGAGGGGCGCGAGATCGTCCAGCCAGGACGCTCGGCCGACGTGGCTCCGGGCCAATGA
- a CDS encoding chorismate pyruvate-lyase family protein: MPNFKRSQFHGFEPSSEEIYAQFRPPPEDARINPRTLSPFLRVLMEIDGTVTRFIEAYTQEKVEVLKLGQGRLQLPEDVDILKAKAGSQVTTRQVLLWGRESRRIYGYGSSLILPERLSPEAREKLSHPEEGLGRIMRKTRMETYREILWKYREYSDVLPEAIRPLASIGLVSRTYRILCGGRPIMAINEKFPRVLDLPDHH; this comes from the coding sequence ATGCCCAACTTCAAGCGTTCCCAGTTCCACGGCTTCGAGCCCTCCAGCGAGGAGATTTACGCCCAGTTCCGCCCTCCTCCCGAGGACGCCCGCATCAATCCCCGCACCCTCAGCCCCTTTCTCAGGGTGCTGATGGAAATCGACGGAACGGTGACCCGCTTCATCGAGGCCTATACCCAGGAAAAGGTGGAAGTCCTCAAGCTGGGGCAGGGACGCCTGCAGCTGCCCGAAGACGTCGATATCCTGAAAGCCAAGGCAGGCAGCCAGGTCACCACCCGCCAGGTGCTTCTGTGGGGCCGGGAGAGCCGACGCATTTACGGATACGGCTCTTCGCTGATCCTGCCCGAGCGGCTCTCGCCGGAAGCCCGCGAGAAGCTGTCGCACCCCGAGGAGGGGCTGGGACGCATCATGCGCAAAACCCGCATGGAAACCTATCGCGAGATCCTCTGGAAGTACCGCGAGTATTCCGACGTGCTGCCCGAGGCCATACGTCCCCTGGCTTCCATCGGGTTGGTCAGCCGAACCTACCGCATACTCTGCGGCGGACGGCCCATCATGGCCATCAATGAGAAGTTTCCACGTGTTCTCGATCTCCCCGATCATCATTGA
- a CDS encoding phenylacetate--CoA ligase family protein, with protein sequence MKPKRNPPHKPDQLESPPAGAPLAEEGLSREEIAQRQWRMLQAGVAQLLDTNAFYRAKLKEAGVEDARQLSSWDDYRRLPFTRKSELSSDQEEHPPYGTNLTYPLSRYVRVHQTSGTKGEPLRWLDTEESWQWWARCWQRVYQAAGVNRRDRIFFAFSFGPFIGFWSAHEGARHLNALAIPGGGMSSIQRLQALLTHRATVLVCTPTYALHLAEVAAEEQVDLPSSSIRVTIQAGEPGAGLPATRARIEEAWGARCYDHAGATEVGAWGYEGKLQNGLFVNEREFVAEVLDPDSDKPVSDGELVLTNLGRFGMPVLRYRTGDRVRLASQPSPCGRTFQRLEGGIIGRVDDVLLVRGINIYPSSVENIVRRIGAIGEFSVEVTRRESLDEMEVRIEVDDSADEEDVASQLSKNLRNALGLRATVTPVPFGSLPRFDLKARRFKDLRE encoded by the coding sequence ATGAAGCCCAAGCGCAACCCGCCCCACAAGCCTGATCAACTCGAATCGCCGCCCGCCGGTGCCCCGCTTGCCGAGGAAGGCCTGAGCCGCGAGGAGATCGCCCAGCGTCAGTGGCGAATGCTGCAAGCCGGGGTGGCTCAGCTTCTCGACACCAACGCCTTCTACCGGGCCAAACTGAAAGAAGCCGGAGTGGAGGATGCCCGCCAGTTGTCGTCCTGGGACGACTATCGCCGCCTGCCCTTCACCCGCAAGTCGGAACTGTCCTCGGACCAGGAGGAGCACCCGCCCTACGGCACCAACCTGACCTATCCGCTGAGCCGCTACGTGCGGGTTCACCAGACCTCAGGAACCAAAGGCGAGCCCCTGCGCTGGCTGGACACCGAAGAGAGCTGGCAGTGGTGGGCGCGCTGCTGGCAGCGGGTCTACCAGGCGGCTGGGGTGAATCGGCGGGACCGCATTTTCTTCGCCTTCTCTTTCGGCCCCTTTATCGGGTTCTGGAGCGCTCATGAGGGCGCCCGCCACCTCAACGCCCTGGCCATTCCGGGGGGCGGCATGTCTTCCATCCAGCGGCTGCAGGCGCTGCTCACCCATCGCGCCACCGTGCTGGTGTGCACGCCCACCTACGCCCTCCATTTGGCCGAAGTGGCCGCCGAGGAACAGGTCGACCTGCCCTCTTCCTCGATCCGTGTCACCATTCAGGCGGGAGAACCGGGGGCCGGCCTGCCCGCCACCAGGGCCCGCATCGAAGAGGCCTGGGGGGCCCGCTGCTATGATCACGCCGGAGCCACCGAAGTGGGAGCCTGGGGCTACGAGGGGAAGCTTCAGAACGGCCTCTTCGTCAACGAGCGAGAATTCGTGGCCGAGGTCCTTGATCCCGATTCCGACAAGCCCGTCAGTGATGGGGAGTTGGTGCTGACCAATTTGGGGCGCTTCGGAATGCCCGTGCTGCGTTACCGCACCGGCGACCGGGTGCGGCTGGCCTCCCAGCCTTCCCCTTGCGGACGCACCTTTCAGCGGCTTGAAGGCGGCATCATCGGACGCGTCGACGACGTGCTGCTGGTACGAGGCATCAACATCTATCCCTCTTCGGTGGAAAACATCGTGCGGCGCATTGGCGCCATCGGGGAATTCTCGGTTGAAGTCACCCGCCGGGAGAGCCTTGACGAGATGGAGGTCCGCATCGAGGTTGATGACTCCGCCGACGAAGAAGACGTCGCCTCCCAGCTCTCCAAGAACCTGCGCAACGCCTTGGGCTTGCGGGCCACGGTCACTCCGGTGCCTTTCGGCTCTCTCCCCCGCTTCGACCTCAAGGCCCGACGCTTCAAAGACCTGCGCGAGTAA
- a CDS encoding cyclic 2,3-diphosphoglycerate synthase, which yields MKPKKTIIIGAAGRDFHNFNTVYRDDPSHEVVAFTATQIPDIDERKYPASLAGPLYPDGIPIHPMEELEALIERMRIDVCVFSYSDIHYVDLMQVCNRVACAGADFQILAPRRGFLKSSKPVISVVAVRTGCGKSQTTRRLVQILKDDIGVERVVAIRHPMPYGNLAAQAVQRYSTLEDLRKFECTIEEMEEYEPHIAAGNVVYAGVDYEAILRQAEQEADLILWDGGNNDPSFYDSDLTVTVADPLRAGHELLYWAGETNLTLADAVVINKCDSAQAQDIETVKRNIRSRNPQATIITADSRLSLEDPEQVEGKRVLVIEDGPTLTHGEMNIGAGVVAARRHHAAEIVDPRPFAQGSIAEAFRKYPRLGDVVPALGYYDRQLRELEKTIALADCDVVVIGTPIDLRRVIRIDKPALRVRYDLAEHEPSLLREMVAKVARGAEISLGT from the coding sequence ATGAAGCCCAAGAAAACCATCATCATCGGCGCCGCAGGGCGCGACTTCCACAACTTCAATACCGTTTACCGCGATGACCCCAGCCACGAAGTCGTGGCCTTCACGGCCACCCAGATTCCCGATATCGACGAACGCAAGTATCCTGCTTCACTGGCCGGACCGCTCTATCCCGACGGCATCCCCATCCATCCTATGGAAGAGCTGGAGGCCCTGATCGAGCGCATGCGGATCGACGTCTGCGTCTTCTCTTACAGCGACATTCACTACGTCGATCTGATGCAGGTCTGCAACCGAGTGGCCTGTGCCGGGGCCGATTTCCAGATCCTGGCTCCACGGCGCGGATTCCTCAAGAGCAGCAAACCGGTTATCAGCGTGGTGGCTGTGCGCACCGGGTGCGGCAAGAGCCAGACCACGCGGCGGCTGGTGCAGATCCTCAAGGACGACATCGGCGTGGAGAGGGTCGTGGCCATCCGTCATCCCATGCCCTACGGAAACCTGGCAGCCCAGGCCGTGCAGCGCTACTCCACCCTGGAGGACCTGAGGAAATTCGAGTGCACCATCGAGGAGATGGAGGAATACGAACCCCACATCGCGGCCGGCAACGTCGTTTACGCCGGCGTCGATTACGAGGCCATTTTGCGCCAAGCCGAGCAGGAAGCCGACCTGATCCTGTGGGACGGAGGCAACAACGACCCCAGCTTCTATGATTCCGACCTGACGGTGACGGTAGCCGATCCGCTGCGCGCCGGACACGAGCTGCTCTACTGGGCCGGCGAGACCAACCTCACGCTGGCCGATGCCGTGGTCATCAACAAATGCGACAGCGCCCAGGCTCAAGACATCGAAACGGTCAAGCGCAATATTCGTTCCCGCAACCCGCAGGCCACCATCATTACCGCCGACAGCCGCCTGAGCCTGGAAGACCCGGAGCAGGTGGAAGGAAAACGCGTACTGGTCATCGAGGACGGTCCTACGCTGACCCATGGCGAGATGAACATCGGCGCCGGAGTGGTGGCGGCTCGCCGCCATCATGCCGCCGAGATCGTCGATCCCCGTCCTTTCGCTCAAGGCAGCATCGCCGAGGCCTTCCGCAAATATCCCAGGCTGGGCGACGTGGTGCCGGCCCTGGGTTACTATGACCGGCAACTGCGCGAATTGGAGAAGACCATCGCCTTGGCCGACTGCGACGTCGTGGTGATTGGCACGCCCATCGACTTGCGCCGGGTGATCCGCATCGACAAGCCCGCCCTCCGCGTGCGTTACGACTTGGCCGAGCACGAACCTTCCCTGCTCAGGGAGATGGTGGCCAAGGTCGCGCGGGGAGCCGAAATCAGCCTCGGCACTTAG
- the argF gene encoding ornithine carbamoyltransferase, translating to MKDFLKTADLTRRDLRLLLDMADRFKSQPYQHRTELQNESVSLYFNKPSTRTRISMETAVVRLGGVPIMMGPNDLQLGRGETIEDTARVISRFSRAFIIRTFSDEEVHTFARWASIPVVNALTDRHHPCQSVADLMTLREKKGDLDRLKLAYLGDGNNVAGSLMEACAISGCDIAIASPPGYGIDEGEVERIQELAEESGCTLMVTEDPKEAAGGADALYTDVWLSMGDPEEERQARLQALGPYQVNEELFSGAKPDAIFMHCLPDHRGEEVSAEVVDGPRSVVFDQAENRLHTAMSIIYGLVEQRLEGRGGAR from the coding sequence ATGAAGGATTTTCTCAAAACCGCCGATTTGACCCGGCGAGACCTGCGCCTGCTGCTCGACATGGCCGACCGTTTCAAGTCGCAGCCCTATCAGCACCGAACCGAACTGCAGAACGAGTCGGTCTCGCTCTATTTCAACAAGCCCTCAACGCGCACCCGCATCTCAATGGAAACGGCGGTCGTGCGCTTGGGAGGCGTTCCCATCATGATGGGTCCCAACGACCTGCAATTAGGACGCGGGGAGACCATCGAAGACACGGCCCGCGTCATCAGCCGTTTCTCGCGGGCCTTCATCATCCGCACCTTCAGCGATGAGGAGGTTCACACCTTTGCCCGATGGGCCTCCATTCCGGTCGTCAATGCGCTGACCGACAGGCACCACCCCTGTCAGAGCGTGGCCGATCTGATGACGCTGCGCGAGAAGAAAGGAGATCTCGACCGGCTCAAGCTGGCCTACCTGGGCGACGGCAACAATGTCGCCGGCAGCCTCATGGAAGCCTGCGCGATAAGCGGATGCGATATCGCCATCGCCAGTCCGCCGGGCTACGGCATCGATGAGGGGGAGGTGGAGCGCATCCAGGAACTTGCCGAAGAAAGCGGCTGCACTCTGATGGTGACCGAAGACCCCAAGGAGGCGGCAGGAGGAGCCGACGCCCTCTACACGGACGTATGGCTGTCGATGGGCGACCCCGAAGAAGAGCGCCAGGCGCGCCTCCAGGCGCTGGGGCCCTACCAGGTCAACGAAGAGCTCTTTTCCGGGGCCAAGCCGGACGCCATCTTCATGCACTGCCTGCCCGATCATCGGGGAGAGGAGGTCAGCGCCGAGGTGGTGGACGGTCCCCGCTCGGTGGTATTCGATCAGGCCGAGAACCGGCTGCACACGGCCATGTCCATCATTTACGGATTGGTGGAGCAGCGTCTCGAGGGCCGGGGAGGCGCCCGCTGA